The segment TGTCAGCTACGCAGGACGGGCTATGGACGAAAATGATATAAAATTTATGGATAAATACCTAATCGGCATAGAAGCAGATAAACGAATAATCGCCATAAATAAAATCGACACAGTGGATAAAAACGAAATTTCTACCTTGATAGAAAGACTAAAAGATGATAAAAATCTAAACACAAGAATTTTTAATGATAAAAGTGAATTTGTCCTAGCTAGTGCATTTAGCCATATTTTAAAAGAAAAACAAAAGCAAGGAAAGGCTTTAAGCGATGATGAAAAGTGGTATCTAGGCAGAGCTATCGAGGCTGATGGCATAGACGAACTAAGGGATAAAATCGGCAAAAAACTTATCGAAAATAAGGGAGATAGTATTTTAAAATCTCACGAGGATTTTATAAAAAACAACCTTGAAGAGAGAATTTTATTTGCCAAAACCCAAATAGATAAAAAAACTGAGCAAATTTCGGCTAATAGCAAAACTGTGGAAGAGATAAATAAACAAAGAAAAGGGCTAGAAAAAGCAAGAAACGATATTTTAAAGATTACAGAAAATAGCAAAAACGAGATTAACGAAAAATTTGCAACTGATATGAGAGAGCTAAAAAGCGAGATTAGAAAGCTAAGAGAAAGGACGCAAAATGATTTGCAAAACAAAATCGAAAGCTATAAAAATACCGATGATTTGCTAAATAATGCCGTTTGGGATTTAAAAAATATCATAGAGAGCAATAGCGAAATCGTGCAAGATAAAGTCGTAAAATGTATGGAAAAAATCAAACAAGAATTAGAAACGCAGGTTATAAATATCACTGAAAAAATGGATTCTTATCAGGCTTTTAACAAATCCGTGATAGAAAATGCCATTAAATTTGAAACCTATGGAATTTACGGCATTATAGATAAAATTTTAGAATTTGATTATAACAAAGACGACTTTAAGAAGATAAGAAAAGATGCTACTATATTTTGGGATCGCTGGTGGTTTTCTAAAAGAGATTCACAAAAAACAAAAAGTGCGATAAAAGGCGAAATAAAGGACTTTATATACGAATCATACGCAAATCTATATGGCGAAGATAACAAGATTTCTCTTGCGATAGGAACGGTTCGAAATGAATTTATCTCAGCTGTGGAAAGTGCCCTTAAAACTGTAATCGACTACAATCAAGATATTATAAACGATATAGAAAACAAGGGTAAAAAATCTCAAAGCGAAATAGATGAGATTAAAAAAGAAATCGAGGGTTTAGAAGGTGAAATCAAAAGAATTTCAGAGTTCAAAAATCAAATTTTAAAGGAGATAAGATGAGTGAAATAAGTGTTGAAAAAATTCTCGTTGCAGCAGTTGTAGTGGGAGTGGTTTTTTATTTTGCTAAAATGAAAGACAAGTCAGCAAATGCAAAACCAAAAATTTCAAACGAAAAGCCAGTAGTAGCTTCGAATTTATGGGAGCTAAAAGAGAAATTCAAAACCGAATATTTCTGCGATAAACTTAGTATATTTGCTAGAAATAACAATATCGATGATGAAAGAATAAAGGCTTTTTTCCCAAAATTTGCCAAAACTAGCAAGAGTCCGTTTATCGACTGGACGAAATTTACAGGCAGAGCCGATGAGTTAAAAGATGAAATGAGAAGTTGGAATAAATTTGAAAATTTCGATACTTATGATAGATATATCGAATTTCTAAAAGAAAAATTCGATAACGAAATAGCCGAAATTTGCGAGAAAATCAAACCAATAAGATAGAGAGTTAAACAAAGGATTAAAATGATAACCCTAGCGATAATAAAAGGCTCGACACTTTTTGTGTATAACGGCTCGAAGTTGCTTTTCAGTAGAAATGCGGTTGGCGTTACGCTTCTTGGCTTTACAGCCAGTAGCGTAACACTAGCTAGCAAAACCAGCATTTACACTTACGATGAAAAAGGCAGACAGATAAGCATGCGACCAAGATAATCGTATGATTTTGTGATAGGCAAATATGTCCCAAGTAGAAAATTTAACAATAACCCAAATAGATATTTGATAGAAACCACCCAAAAGGATCACAAATGAAACTAGCCAAATTTTACGGATTAAGAGATAAAAAGGAGCAAAAAAAATGAATTCATTAAATTTGCCTTACAAATATGTGGGGATTTATCTTTTGGTAGATGAGATAGAAAAAAGCAAAATTTACGCCATAAATAAAAATCTTTTAAAAAAAGTAGATATTTGCGGATTAGAATATATTGATGATGCGATTTTGAATTATTTTGTCCTTTTAAATTCGCAAAGAATAAATTTCATCAGCAAATATATGAATTTGTATTATTATACTAATTTTAGTCCAAGAGCAGTGCCGCTTTTTAGAGGACTTCTGCTAAAACCAATAACAGCTGAAAAATTCAAAGAAAAATTAGATAATTATCTTTTGAAACTATACTCTTTAAGCGATATAACCGACGAATTTTTAAAAGCCTTAAATTCGCTAGATTTTACTAAGATAAAAAGCGAAATTAAAGAGATATATTTGCAAAATGGTCGCCACCTAATTGAGTGGGAAGTATTTAAAGATATTTTTCAAAGGCAAATTCCAGATGAAAACTACAAATGGCTTTTGGATTTTGTATTAAATGATACTTGGTATCTATCTGAAAATGAAGCTGTTTTTGACGAAAAAATAGTGCCGATAATAAATAATAAAGCAAAAGAATTGCAAATCGAAAATGAAAAATTTAAAGCCCTTTGTGAAAATTTACAAAACCCAAACACCCCCTCAAAAGATACTTCATCAAACGATATTTTTACAAAAGAATTTTTATATAGTATAAAATTTAGCATTATTTGTCACGAAATTTTCTGCGATTTGATTTTGCAGTATTATCCTTTTTTTAAAAATTTATTAGTCGATCAAAAGTATATATCAATCAATCACGAGAAAGATAAATTTATTATTTTGGAGTTTTTTAAAAAGGCTTTACAAAATTCGATAAATTTAAGCCTGTATCTACAAAGTGATAGGAACAATGATGATGAGATTAAACAAATTGCCTTTTGTGGATTTGAAATGCCTGAATTCAAAGAAAAATCAGACATTGGATCTATATTGTATGGGGGCTATATTAGTTATTATAGCCATAATTCGTTTGAACTAAATGAAATCATCAAAATGTGCAGAAAATTAAGACCAAAGGGTATTGAGATTTTACGCGATTTTATAAATAAAATCGAAAAATTTGAAGTCGAGCAGATGATAATTTAAAAACCAAAAACGGCTATGTCACTACGACAAAGATAAAACTAGCAAAAACTCTTATTTTGCTCGTGAAAAAAGATAGTAAATTTGGCTTATTTGATGAAAATTCAAGGAGTTTATCCCTGCGATTTGCGATGAGATAAAATTTGACAATGAATTGCGAAATGATGCATTTTAAATACAAGCGAACCACGCTCAAAATCAAAGCTCATATTGCATGAAACAAAGGCTCATAAAATTTTCTAAATTTTAAAATTTATCTAAATCAAACCGGTGCGCGGGGTGCGCACCGATAATAGAAGAATTGCTTTTAAAGGATTATTAATCCATTTGTTTGCGTAAAAATGTCGGCTCTTCTAACTCATCATAAGTTTCATCGCCGTTGAAATCGCCACTAGCTACTTTTTGTTTAGCAAAAAACGATTTTCTAGCGTAGCTTTCTATGATAGCTTGTCTGCTATCAGCGACGCTTTGTTTAGTTACTTGCTTTTTTTCAGCGGCGCTCTTTTCGAAACCAGTAGCTATCAAAGTTACCTCTACGCGATTGTTTTCGATACTATCATCTGTTGTCGTTCCAAAGATTATGTCCGCGTCCTCGCTGACAGCCTCTCTGATGATATTCATAGCGCACTCGATTTCGATAAGCGAGCAATCAGGTGAAATTTTGAAATGAACCAAAACGCCTTGTGCGCCGTTGATTGAAACATTATCAAGTAATGGTGATTGGATAGCTGCTTTTATCGCTTCCTCTGCTGCGTCCTCGCCGTCGCATACACCTGTGCCCATTAGCGCCATACCGCGGTGTTGCATTACCTTGCGAACATCAGCGTAATCCACATTCATATCGCTATCGCCTGATTCTAAAATCACAGAAATCATACCATTTACAGCTTGTGCTAGGACATTATCGACCTTTTTGTAAGCCTCTTTGATACCTGTTTTTTTATCAATGATTTTCAATAAATTTTGATTTGGGATTACGATTACAGAATCGCACTCTTTTTTAAGCTCTTCCAAGCCCTCTTGCGCTAGGCGCATGCGTTTTTTACCCTCGAAATCAAACGGAGTTGTAACGATACCGATTGTTAGGGCCTTTTTTTCCTTAGCAGCTTTTGCTACGATTGGAGCCGCACCAGTGCCTGTGCCACCACCAAAACCAGAGCCCACAAAGACCATATCAGCGTAATCTAGGCGATCTTTTAGATCCTCATAGCTCTCCTCAGCAGCGCCACGACCCATAGTAGGATCCATACCGCAACCAAGCCCTCTGGTTAAATTTGGTCCAAGTTGAATTCTAGTTTTTGCAATTGATTTTTCTAGTGCTTGAACATCTGTGTTAGCTACCATAAGCTCGACATCAGCCTTAGTAAAACCCTCTCTAATCATATGATTAATCATATTGCAACCGCCGCCGCCGACGCCGATTACTTTCATTTTGGCGCCATAAACACCTTTGTTTTCTTCCACAATAAATCCTTTCATTGCAATCTCCTCTATTAAATTTAAAAGCTATTTTTTAACATTGTCATAAATTTTTCAAACATATTTGGCTTCTTTTTTTCTGGAAGCCCAATGCCCAGCCCACCGTTATTTGCCGTAGTGTTAGTGTTAGTAACACTGCTTTTTACCTCTTCTGTTTCTATCGCTTGCGTTACTTCTTTTTCATAGTATGTCGAACTCTCTCTGCTTGTAGAGATTTTTATAGTTTCATCTTTGTAACGAAGCTCGCCGTTAGAATCAATCTCATACGGCGTAAAATCGCCAAATCCATACATACAAAGTCCAACCGCACAAGCATTAGCGCTATCATAAGAGATCTCAGAAAGCCCACTAACGCTCTTTGGTCTAGCTACTCTAACAGATATGTTATCAAAAACCATAGTGCCTAGGTCTCTGACATCATCTAGCTTAGCCATACCACCAGTGATGACTACGCCAGCACCAAGCCTGTCTTTGTAGCCACTTTTATCTATTTTATCGGCTAAAAGATCGAATATTTCCTTAACTCTTGCCAATATTACTTGCGAAATAATTTCAAGGGAAATCAACTTACTCTCATCTTCCCTTTCACCCATGATAGGCAAATTTACCTCGCTGTCGCCCTCGTTTATCAAATCATTATATGTGATTTTTATATTTTCTGCATAAGGTAGCGGTGTGTGAAGCGCGCGAGAAAGGTCGTTAGTGATGTTATTCGAACCCAACATAACAACATCGTTATAACGCAATGAATTGCCTAGGTGAATAACCACATCGCAAGTCGCTCCACCCATATCTATAAGCACGACGCCTAACTCTTTTTCATCTTTTGTTAGCGTAGAAATTGATGAGGCATAGCCAGATAAGACTATATTGCTAACCTTTACCCCTGCCATTTCTACTGATTTTTTCAAATTTTGGATTGAGCTTTTTGGAGCGATTATGATATGAACCGATACTTCTAGCCTCGATCCACTCATGCCAAGAGGATCTTCTATATGCTCTTGCTCGTCGATTTTGAAATCATAAGGAAGCACATGCAAAATAGTATAGTCGTTCGGGACATTGGCTTGCGCTTGGGCTACCTTCATAGCGCGATCTATCTCGTGGATACCGATCTCGCGCTCCATAGTGATTACGCCACGCGATTTGACACTTTTGGCATACGAACCAGATATCGAAACCACCGCTCTATCGTAGTTGCGACCAGCACTTTTGATAGCGCCTTTTACAGCTTGTTTGATTGAGCTAGCAGCCTGCTCGATGTTAGTAATCACACCCTTTTTTATACCCAAGGTATCAGCTACACCTACTCCGCTAATGCTCAACTCGCCGTCATTTTTGGCTATTAAAGCACGAATTTTGTTAGACCCGATGTCTAAGCCTAAGATATACTCACTCACTATCTCTACCTTTATAATATCTTTCGAGTTTATAACGCTTTTCAAGAAGTTTTAACAAATCGCCTTGGAGATTTGAATTTATCATACCGTCGATTTTTTGCGCCACCATAGATTTGTTTTCGTTTATGCTAGTATCATCGCCTAAGCTTTGTTCTGTGATTTTATAGACCAAAGCCTTATCGTCAAAAAGCACAACGCCCTCTTTGGCAGGCTTAGAAAACATTTCGCTGATAAATTTATAAAATTCGTCATCTCTAAGCGAAGTTGTATTTTGTGAATTTAGCGTAAATTTGCCAAATTCAGTTCCTTTGAAATCTTTGAGTGCGTTTTGCGCATTTTCGTTTAAAACCTCGCTAGCCCTAACCACGCGGTAATCAGCCGCCGCTAACTCTTTTGCCTCTTCGAAACTAAGAGGTTTTGGCTCGTCTATGCTAGCGATTTTTACGATTAAATTTCCGTCATTGTAAGCAAAAGGTTTTAAAATCTCGCCGACCTTAGCCTCTCCAAGCTCACCCACAGGAAATGTGCTAGGCGTGGCGATAATGGTTTCATTGGTATCGGCTTCGCCTTTTTTGATTTCTAAATATTTTTTTAGCGCTGTTTTTTTGGCTTGATCGAGGCTAAAATCCTTAATCACACTATCTTTTGCTGCGGCGAAATCTAACACCTTATCATCGCTTCCACGATATGCCGAGCGATTTTCGTTATAAAATTTTTCCAGCTCGGCGTCGCTAACCTCTGCTGTTTTAGTCGGCATGAAGTATGTATTTAGGGTGTATTTTTTCTCACTCATATAGTGATCTTTTTCGCCCTCCCAAAATTTCTTTAACTCATCGTCGCTAAAACTGACATTATCATCGGCGTAAATCATCTGCGCTTGCACGCTATCTTGCACCAAACCAGAGGCTGTGATAGCCTCGACGATATCCATATTTGGCACGACTTTTATCGCGTCGCTAAGCTTTTCTAGCGTGATTGCTTTTTGTAAATTTCGCTCAAATTCTTTTTTGGTAAGACCTGAATTTTTGACGCTGTTATCGTATAAAGTCTGATTAAAAACGCCATTTTCTTGGAAGGCTGGCGCATTTACCACAAACTCGGCCACATCTTTTTCCGTAGCCCTTAGCCCCAAATCGTTAGCAAAATTTAAAAAATATGCCTCTTTAATAAGCTCGTTTGCAGCGATTTCGTCTAGGCGCATTTGATCGGCTTGCTCCCTAGTAAATCTGCCATCACTCATGCTATAAAGACGATTGTAAAGCTCAGAATATTTCGTATTTAGTTCTTGGTTAGTAACAGAAATTTGTCCTACTTTGGCGATAGAACCAGCTCTGTTTGCGTTCATATCATACGCGCCCCAGCCCACAAAACCAGCACCAACGAAAGCTATCGTGCTAATCCAGATAGTAGGTATGAGCGACTTTTTATGCTTTTGCATCCAATTGATCATAAATTATTTCCCTTTAATCAACTAACAAAATGTGTTAGTATTATACAGATAAAAACCTTATGTAACACTGAAAAATAGGCATTTTTGTCATTTTATAACGCGTTAGTAACATTTTTTTACAAAAAAGTTAATTATGGTTTAGTAAAAGCATTTTGCAACTATTTTCCAAAACAGCGATTTTTTTCGCAAGACTCTGTGCGCTTCTGGCATACGCAAACACGCCATATCCCCTAACCACGATGATATCACTATTTTCGCTCATCATATAATTGTAAATTTCGTGCGGTGCCCTATCGTGCCAATCATCGTAATTTTTCGGATCGTAAATTTCAAGCCGTTTGATGATAGTCGCACCATAATAATCACGCGGTATGATAAAGTCGTGTTCTAAGGTATATGCAAGCAAATACGGCGGCATAGCGTAAGCAACGAATTTGGCTTCTTTAATATTTTTATATATATTTAAATGTATATCACTATCTATACTCGCCTCTTCCCAGCGATAGTCCTTTTTGGCAAACAACGCCACGAAATCGTCCAAACCTAGGCTGTCAAAAATGGCATTTTTTTTATTGATAATGAATTGATTATCCTTAACTTTGGCTGAAATCGAGCCGTGAAAAATGCCAAAAAGCTCCTTTCTAAACATCGAAAGCGAAATTCTACGCAAAATTTCGTAATAATACTCGTCCATTTTTTACCTTTTACCTAAAAAATGCGCTATTATACTAAACTAGAAATTTTAAAAGGATTAAGTTTGCAAATTCCTCATATTCCAGTTTTGTTTAACGAAACACTTAGCGCATTTTCGGACACCCAGAGTGGCTACATACTTGATTGCACCCTAGGATACGCAGGGCATAGCCAAGGTATCTTGCAAAGCCTACCAAATGTCCATTTAATCGCATGTGATAGGGATAGCGAGGCGATAAATTTTTCAAGTAAAAGGCTAGAAAATTTCAAAGATCGCGTGCAAATCCATAAGGCAAAATTTAGTGAAATTTTAAAAATTTTGCCAGATGAAAAAATAAAAAACATAAGGGGAATTTTAGCCGATATCGGCGTTTCATCGCTTCAAATCGACAAAAACGAGCGGGGTTTTGGGCTAGGAAGCGACGAGCTAGATATGCGTATGGACAGCTCCTGCTCAAAAGACGCGAAATTTATAGTAAATAATTATACAAAAGATGAACTTGCACGGATTTTACGCGAATACGGCGAGCTACCAAACGCATATCAAATCGCTGAAAAAATTATCCAAGCACGCAAACTCTCACCGATTACCAGCGCGAAAGATTTGGCGCAAATAATCGGCACTAAACCTGCCAAAAACAGAAGCGTAAGCCCTGCAATCCTCGCATTTCAGGCAATCAGAATCGAGGTAAATAACGAACTTGGCGAACTTGGCGAACTTTTAAATTTAATCGAACAAAAAGCAAGAAATAAAGTCTTAACTAATGCAAAAATTGCTATAATCTCCTTTCACTCGCTCGAAGATCGTATCGTAAAAACGCGTTTTAAAGAGTGGGAAAAAGCGTGTATTTGCCCAGAATTTGCACTAAAATGCGAGTGTGGAGCTAACCACAATCTAGGCAAAATCATAAGCAAAAAGCCAATCACCGCTAGCAGCGAAGAGCTAGCGCAAAATTCTCGCGCAAGCAGTGCGAAGCTGAGAATTTTTCAGATAAAATAGCCAAATTTAGGCTATTTTAGTAAAATTTTATTAAAAATTATAAGCAAAATTTTGTGTAAAATATTATGCTAAATTTTACTTATAATTTTTCGAATTTTGAAAATTTTAAAATTTAAGTGGAGAAAATTTTGAATAACGAATATGATTTTATCATAAATAATTCCGTCCCAAACAGAGCTAAATCCGCGCCCAAGACGAGCGAATATATCAGCGACGAACAAAACCAAATTTTGCAAAACTACCAAACCACAAATTTCAAAGAGGTAAATTTATCCTTAAACAAACTTTTGATGACCTATTTGATAATGATGTTCGTGTTTTTACTAACCGTGCCGGCGATTTTTATCCGAAACGAGATTTACTACATTTCGCGCGACATCGCAGAGCTTCGCACCAAACACGAGGTCCTACTCGAAGAAAACCGCGCGCTTAAAAACAATATCGAGTTTTTGCGCTTCAAAAAAGAGATCATCGACGCCGTCAATCTCGATGACAAACCAAACTAACGCCCATTTTGGCTAACTAACACACTAACTAACAAAAAATTTATGTGATTAATTTTAAATTTATTTCGCTACCGCAAGTTTGAAACACTGCCCCGAAATTTTGATTTGCCATTTTGAGAAGCTGTTTTACTAGGCGTGCAATCCAGAAAAATTCCATAGCACTTAATCTGTCATTGCGAAAATTTTGCGTTAGCAAAATTCGTGGCAATCTACGAGCTAAAATCACCGAACGATAAATTCGCAAATTTTATAAAATTCCATAAATTTCAAAATTTTAGCAAACAAACTAACCCTAAATTTTAAACTCATAGATTGCTTCGCTTCGCTCGCAATGACAAATTCAACTACATTTACTACTATTATTGTGGAAATTTTGCAAAAATAAATGAAAGGCGTGGCTATAAGCCGAGTTCTGTCTGTGCGGTCATTTATCTACACTGGTTTTTGCAAACCAGTTCTAGCGAATAGTATCTCATAAGACCTTACCTTCTATTCTTGCTGCGAGTTGGGTTTGCACTGCCGCCCATGTCTCCATGCGCGCGGTGGGCTCTTACCCCGCCCTTTCACCCTTACCATAGCGCGAACGCTATGGCGGTTTGCTTTCTGTTGCACTTTCCCTATGGTTTCCCACGGCGTCCGTTAGACGCAACTCTGTCTTATTGCAGCTCGGACTTTCCTCTTGTTTATCACAAGCGACCGCTCGCCACGCCGAAGCGCAATTATAGCTTTTTATGCTTAAATTTTATTTCTTAACCTAAAAATGCTATTATTGGTTTTTCACTACAAAGGATAGCAAATGAACGATTTATTAAAAAAACTCTCACCGCTACACCAAGCATACATACAACAGACAATAGACACATTTGGATCAGACCACTATACCACCGCCTATGCTTACTATGATATAGGCAAGAGTAATAAAAAATCTGGGGATTATAATATTGCCTTGGCATGCTTTGAGGCGGCACTTAATATACAAGAAAAGGTCTTTGATAATACTCACTCAGATAAGATCCACCCGGACATCGCCCGCTCTTATGTTAACATCGCAGAGTGCCATGCTAATCTAGGAAACAGTGAAAAAGCGCTTGAATACTATAATAATGCTATAAAATGCGGATTAGAAGTGCTTGAAACGCAGCGGAGAAACCCTGAAAAAAAAGATATTTCTTACATTGCAGATATCTATGTTTTTCTAGGAGTAGCTTATTCAGCAATCAAAGATTTTGATAATGCCATAGAATATAAACTAAAAGCTCTCAATGTGCGAGAGATGATTTTGGATAAAAACAGTAGGGATATTATAGAATCTTGTTTGTTATTAGCGATGGATTATTCACACATAAATGATAATGACAATACGATAAAATACTGCCAAAAAGTGCTTCAAATGCTAAAAGAGTCGTCAGATAAAGATGATGGACCTAGCCACGCAATTAGCGAAAATTTAGGGCTTAGCAATGATGAAATTATCGGCGCAACTTACGGGATTTTAGGGCGATCGTATTTTTTAAAAAACGAGTATAGCAAAGCCTTGGAAATCTTTGAAAAAGTGCTAGATATATCTGAGCGTTTAGGCGATATCGATAGCGTAATTTTCACAAAACAACTCATAGCTGAAATAAAACAAAAGCTGTAATTTTCTTGCAACAAGAGCGTTGCAAAAATTTTAAAATTTCGCAGAAATTTTAAAATTCTGCGAAATTCTGCCATTTGCCCTGCTTTTAATTTAAACTTTGTAGATTGCCACGAATTTTGCTACGCAAAATTCTCGCAATGACACCAAAAGCAAAATTTGCAAATTTTAAAATTTCGGCGCAGTATCCATAGATTGCGTCAGCAAGAAATTTGAAATTTTAATTCTACTTTTTCTTCAAATTTTGCGTAGAATTTGCCGTAGCGTTTGCGTCGATATAGCCCATATCCACGAGTTTTTCAAAGATTTTTTTCACCACAGGACCAGCCGCGCTTCCGCCACCGCCTCCATGCTCGACTAGCACCGTGACGGCGTATTTTGGGTTTTCATACGGGCCGAAGCTCGTCATCCACGCATGCGAGCGGTGGAAATAATCCATTTGCGACTCTTTTAGGCGTTTATTTGTCTTTTGCGATAGTCCTACGACCTGCGCGGTGCCGGTTTTGACCGCGAGCGGGACGACGGCGTCTTTCATGATTTTATACGCAGTTCCGCCGTTTGGGTTGTTTCCCACCTCATACATACCGCGCCTTACAAGCGGGAGTTGGTTTTTTTCAGCCGGAGTGAAAAGCTCGCCCGGCTCGAAGCTAATCTCTTCGCCGTCAATGCTCTTTAAAAAATGCGGGATTATCGCCTTGCCTGTGGCGATTTGGGCTGTGTTTTTGGCTACTTGCATAGGCGTTACTAGCACATCGCCTTGACCGATTGAGGCATTTACGGTCTCGCCTTGATACCATGGGCGTTTGAATTTCTGCATTTTCCACGCCTTATTTGGCATGGTGCCTACGAATTCGTTCGGCAAATCCACGCCTGTTTTCACGCCATATCCCATGCGGTTAAGGTAAGCTGACATATAATCAATCCCCACAATCAACGAGCCTTCGTAAAAATATATATCACAGCTACTTTTGATAGCCTGCACTAGGCTCACTCTGCCGTGCCCTCCACTACTCCAACACCTAAATCTGCGCCCTCCAAGCTCAATCGCACCACCGCAAAACGCGCTCCAATTCTCATTTATCTTGCCGCTGTTTAAAAAACTCATTCCAACAGCCATTTTGATTACCGAGCCTGGCGGATAGAGGCCATTTACGAGCTTGTTTGTAAATGGGTGGCGCGGATCTTTGATTAGCTCG is part of the Campylobacter sp. VBCF_01 NA2 genome and harbors:
- the mrdA gene encoding penicillin-binding protein 2, giving the protein MRLKFVFFFVLAFFTMLLVRVYYLAIKSNEFYEQIAKNNVVSTEYIPPVRGQILDAKNRPLAINNIGFSLLIAPHLKDSALDAELANISKYFADLNTTQMRKIYKDENSVYNQNFIEVVKFLDYNETITHFANLNLHENIRVEPASQRYYPHNHLASHIIGYVGRANKKDIKSNPLSALTGYNGRSGVEGYYNEILQGKRGERKTKVTALNEVVEEISYEEPSSSEISLTIDLEFQRYLEEIFKDKDGVAIVIDLKDGAILGAGSFPEYNLNTFVGGISQAQWDELIKDPRHPFTNKLVNGLYPPGSVIKMAVGMSFLNSGKINENWSAFCGGAIELGGRRFRCWSSGGHGRVSLVQAIKSSCDIYFYEGSLIVGIDYMSAYLNRMGYGVKTGVDLPNEFVGTMPNKAWKMQKFKRPWYQGETVNASIGQGDVLVTPMQVAKNTAQIATGKAIIPHFLKSIDGEEISFEPGELFTPAEKNQLPLVRRGMYEVGNNPNGGTAYKIMKDAVVPLAVKTGTAQVVGLSQKTNKRLKESQMDYFHRSHAWMTSFGPYENPKYAVTVLVEHGGGGGSAAGPVVKKIFEKLVDMGYIDANATANSTQNLKKK